A window from Candidatus Binatia bacterium encodes these proteins:
- a CDS encoding response regulator — MNGYEPVNILLVDDQPAKLLSYEAMLSQLGENLVKANSAREALDHLLKREITVVLMDVSMPDMDGFELAEVIRGHPRYQRTAIIFVSAVHLTDIDRLKGYESGAVDYVSVPVVPELLRAKVSVFTELYRKTRESERLARDLERRVTERTAELEAAIERQQTLANQLREADHRKDEFLALLAHELRNPLASVRNAVGIMGMKKTPDPDLAWCRDVIERQADQLTRLVDDLLDVSRITQGKIKLRMEPLTVADVVGSAIETTRALIEKQAHRLRVEVPERSIAITGDLTRLTQVVANLLTNAAKYQNEGGSIDVTVRKESDMVAISVRDRGIGIAPHMLTQIFELFAQGERSLDRAQGGLGIGLSLVKNLVGMHGGNVTAASSGIGQGSEFVVRLPLREPAAAEPQHEPQRGNETRSDDEKRRVLVVDDNQDAADSLFMLMKLRGYDVSVAYDGSSAIDRAVHDRPSVVLLDIGLPGLDGYEVCRRMRQQGLTDTRIIAMTGYGQERDRELSREAGFDMHTVKPVKIDELLRMIAG; from the coding sequence ATGAACGGATACGAGCCGGTCAACATCCTGCTGGTCGACGACCAGCCGGCCAAGCTGCTCAGCTACGAGGCGATGCTGAGCCAGCTCGGTGAGAACCTCGTCAAGGCAAACTCGGCACGCGAGGCCCTCGACCACCTGCTCAAGAGGGAGATCACCGTCGTACTGATGGACGTCAGCATGCCGGACATGGACGGGTTCGAGCTGGCCGAAGTGATTCGCGGGCATCCTCGCTACCAGAGGACCGCGATCATCTTCGTGTCGGCCGTCCACCTGACCGACATCGACCGCCTGAAAGGGTACGAATCCGGCGCGGTCGACTACGTGTCGGTTCCCGTCGTTCCCGAGCTGCTGCGCGCCAAGGTCAGCGTTTTCACGGAGCTCTACCGCAAGACTCGCGAGTCGGAGCGACTGGCGCGCGATCTCGAACGCCGCGTCACCGAGCGCACCGCGGAGCTGGAGGCTGCGATCGAGCGCCAGCAGACGCTGGCGAACCAGCTTCGCGAGGCCGACCACCGCAAGGACGAGTTCCTCGCACTGCTGGCTCACGAGCTGCGCAACCCTCTGGCCTCGGTACGCAACGCCGTGGGGATCATGGGCATGAAGAAAACCCCGGACCCCGACCTTGCCTGGTGCCGGGACGTCATCGAGCGCCAGGCCGACCAGCTCACGCGGCTGGTCGACGATCTCCTGGACGTATCGCGGATCACCCAGGGCAAGATCAAGCTGAGAATGGAGCCGCTGACGGTCGCCGACGTCGTCGGCTCCGCAATCGAGACCACGCGTGCACTGATCGAGAAGCAGGCTCATCGCCTGCGCGTCGAGGTTCCCGAACGTTCCATCGCGATCACCGGCGACCTCACCAGGCTCACCCAGGTGGTCGCAAACCTGCTGACCAACGCTGCGAAATACCAGAATGAAGGCGGATCGATCGACGTTACTGTTCGCAAGGAGAGCGACATGGTTGCAATTTCCGTAAGGGATCGTGGAATCGGGATCGCGCCGCACATGCTTACACAGATCTTCGAGCTGTTCGCGCAGGGAGAACGATCGCTCGACCGGGCCCAGGGCGGCCTCGGCATCGGGCTTTCGCTGGTCAAGAACCTGGTCGGCATGCACGGCGGCAACGTCACCGCCGCCAGTTCCGGAATCGGCCAGGGAAGCGAGTTCGTCGTGCGCCTGCCGCTTCGCGAGCCGGCCGCTGCCGAGCCGCAGCACGAGCCGCAACGCGGCAACGAAACCAGGTCCGACGACGAAAAACGTCGCGTGCTCGTCGTCGACGACAACCAGGACGCCGCCGACAGCCTGTTCATGCTGATGAAGCTGCGCGGCTACGACGTCAGCGTCGCCTACGACGGAAGCTCGGCCATCGACCGCGCCGTGCACGATCGCCCGTCGGTGGTGCTGCTGGACATCGGGCTTCCGGGCCTCGACGGCTACGAAGTGTGCCGCCGCATGCGGCAGCAGGGGCTGACCGATACCCGAATCATCGCGATGACCGGGTACGGCCAGGAGCGCGACCGCGAGCTGTCGCGGGAAGCGGGCTTCGACATGCACACCGTCAAGCCGGTCAAGATCGACGAGCTGCTGAGGATGATCGCGGGCTGA
- the pap gene encoding polyphosphate:AMP phosphotransferase, protein MFETADIAHEIDKEAWKQKEPELREQLLAAQMELLRQKRFPVLIVIAGVEGAGKSETVHLLNEWMDPRHILTHGFDAEADEERERPYLYRFWQRLPPKGRIGIFVGAWHSRHILDRAFGRSSGAEFDGAIAGVQRFEKMLTDEGVLLVKFWFHLTREQQKKRLRDLESKKATRWRVGPGEWDLFDRYDDLAKASEHYIRKTSTAQAPWYVVNGSDPRYRAMTVGTTLLGTMRTRLEVKSGPVAPEPPPLVPSVDGNNVIRSLQLARPMAEDEYARLLEKWQGRLNLLSREPAFRRMSVVAVFEGNDAAGKGGAIRRVTAAIDARRIRPVPVAAPTDEERAQPYLWRFWRQLPHRGRIAIFDRSWYGRVLVERVEGFCPEEAWMRAYGEINDFEVALVSARTVLVKFWLAISKEEQLRRFQEREEIPHKRFKITDEDWRNREKWDAYEQSVCDMVDRTSTEEAPWTLVEADNKLHARIKVLKTLCRAIERGIKHAG, encoded by the coding sequence GTGTTCGAGACGGCAGACATCGCGCACGAGATCGACAAAGAGGCATGGAAGCAGAAGGAGCCGGAGCTGCGCGAACAGCTCCTGGCCGCCCAGATGGAGCTGCTGCGCCAGAAGCGGTTTCCGGTGCTCATCGTCATTGCCGGCGTCGAAGGGGCCGGCAAGAGCGAGACGGTGCATCTGCTCAACGAGTGGATGGATCCGCGCCACATCCTCACGCACGGTTTCGATGCGGAGGCCGACGAGGAGCGCGAGCGTCCTTACCTGTACAGGTTCTGGCAGAGGCTGCCGCCGAAAGGGCGCATCGGGATTTTCGTCGGCGCCTGGCACAGCCGCCACATCCTCGACCGCGCATTCGGCCGCAGCTCCGGCGCCGAGTTCGACGGCGCGATCGCCGGCGTGCAGCGATTCGAAAAGATGCTGACCGACGAAGGCGTGCTGCTCGTCAAGTTCTGGTTCCACCTGACGCGCGAGCAGCAGAAAAAGCGCCTGCGCGACCTCGAATCGAAGAAGGCGACGCGCTGGCGCGTCGGTCCGGGCGAATGGGACCTGTTCGATCGTTACGACGATCTGGCCAAGGCCTCCGAGCACTACATTCGCAAGACGTCGACGGCGCAGGCGCCGTGGTACGTCGTCAACGGCAGCGATCCGCGCTACCGCGCGATGACGGTCGGCACCACGCTGCTCGGCACGATGCGAACGCGTCTCGAAGTGAAAAGCGGGCCGGTCGCTCCGGAGCCTCCGCCGCTCGTGCCGTCGGTGGACGGCAACAACGTCATCCGCTCGCTCCAGCTCGCCCGGCCGATGGCCGAAGACGAGTACGCGCGTTTGCTCGAGAAGTGGCAGGGCAGGCTCAACCTGCTGTCGCGGGAGCCCGCATTTCGAAGGATGTCCGTCGTCGCAGTGTTCGAAGGCAACGACGCGGCAGGCAAGGGCGGTGCGATCCGCCGCGTCACCGCGGCGATCGACGCGCGCCGCATCCGTCCCGTCCCGGTCGCCGCGCCGACCGACGAAGAGAGAGCCCAGCCCTACCTGTGGCGCTTCTGGCGCCAGCTTCCGCATCGGGGGCGCATCGCGATCTTCGATCGCAGCTGGTACGGCCGCGTGCTGGTCGAGCGCGTCGAGGGTTTCTGCCCGGAAGAGGCGTGGATGCGCGCGTACGGCGAGATCAACGACTTCGAGGTCGCGCTGGTTTCGGCGCGAACGGTGCTCGTCAAGTTCTGGCTGGCGATCTCCAAGGAAGAGCAGCTGCGCCGGTTCCAGGAGCGCGAGGAGATTCCTCACAAGCGCTTCAAGATTACCGACGAAGACTGGCGCAACCGCGAGAAATGGGACGCCTACGAGCAGTCCGTCTGTGACATGGTCGACCGCACCTCCACCGAGGAGGCGCCGTGGACCCTCGTCGAGGCCGACAACAAGCTGCATGCCAGGATCAAGGTGCTGAAGACTCTCTGTCGCGCCATCGAGCGCGGCATCAAACACGCCGGCTAG
- a CDS encoding NAD(P)/FAD-dependent oxidoreductase yields MMRCDVLVVGGGPAGSTCARALTRAGIDVIVADKAKFPRDKVCAGWITPAVVHELELDLGEYARGRTLDAVHGFRIGRIGNRIHEHRYVRPMSYGIRRCELDHFLLERSGARLVQGVKVDAIERRAGRWKVGGIEADVLVGAGGHFCPVARATGSMSDAAVIAAEEAEFVFDEAASGGCAVEGGVPELYFTQDLTGYGWAFRKGPMLNIGLGVRSGAGAGGAGLRRRIEDFLAWLVREGRIGRVPEARMKGHAYVLEPDSRRTRFGGGFVLIGDAAGLACDRSGEGIRTAVESALMAAHTIHDALGRGEVGADALASYGTALARRFGAAADPSRLLPEKLRRNIAATLMTSGWFSRRILLERWFLHAHDDALPVWPPPAVASAVLEHSRAA; encoded by the coding sequence ATGATGCGCTGCGACGTCCTCGTCGTCGGCGGCGGGCCGGCCGGCTCGACCTGCGCGCGTGCGCTCACGCGGGCCGGGATCGACGTCATCGTTGCCGACAAGGCGAAGTTCCCGCGCGACAAGGTCTGCGCCGGCTGGATCACGCCGGCGGTCGTCCATGAGCTGGAGCTGGACCTGGGCGAGTACGCGCGCGGCCGGACTCTCGATGCGGTACACGGCTTTCGCATCGGCCGCATCGGCAACCGCATCCACGAGCACCGCTACGTCCGGCCGATGAGCTACGGGATTCGTCGCTGCGAGCTGGACCATTTCCTGCTCGAGCGCAGCGGAGCGCGCCTCGTGCAGGGCGTGAAGGTCGATGCGATCGAGCGAAGGGCAGGACGCTGGAAAGTCGGCGGAATCGAGGCGGATGTTCTCGTCGGAGCCGGCGGTCACTTCTGTCCGGTCGCACGAGCGACGGGCAGCATGTCGGATGCGGCGGTCATCGCGGCCGAAGAAGCCGAGTTCGTTTTCGACGAAGCCGCGAGCGGCGGCTGCGCGGTCGAAGGCGGAGTTCCCGAGCTCTACTTCACGCAGGACCTGACGGGTTACGGCTGGGCTTTCCGCAAGGGACCGATGCTCAATATCGGCCTCGGCGTGCGCTCGGGCGCGGGTGCCGGCGGCGCCGGCCTGCGCCGGCGCATCGAGGATTTCCTCGCGTGGCTCGTGCGCGAAGGCCGCATCGGCCGCGTGCCGGAAGCGCGGATGAAGGGCCACGCCTACGTGCTCGAGCCCGACAGCCGGCGCACGCGCTTTGGTGGAGGCTTCGTTCTCATCGGAGATGCGGCGGGCCTGGCGTGCGACCGCAGCGGGGAAGGCATCCGCACCGCGGTCGAGTCGGCGCTGATGGCTGCGCACACCATCCACGATGCGCTCGGCCGCGGCGAAGTCGGGGCCGACGCTCTCGCGTCCTACGGCACCGCGCTCGCGCGCCGCTTCGGCGCCGCGGCGGACCCTTCGCGTCTTCTCCCGGAGAAGCTGCGCCGCAACATCGCGGCAACCCTGATGACGAGCGGCTGGTTTTCCCGCCGGATCCTGCTCGAGCGCTGGTTTCTTCACGCGCACGACGATGCTCTGCCGGTGTGGCCGCCTCCCGCAGTGGCCTCGGCAGTGCTGGAGCATTCGCGCGCCGCGTGA
- a CDS encoding cyclopropane-fatty-acyl-phospholipid synthase family protein, whose product MGTGIGHSVSDLSSTPDRLTVADRAAAALLARALRDAALRIVLWDGTELSEARPGDGLTVRIHSRRALFRLILNPQLNFGECYAEGSLDVEGALPDAVCELFRATGEPRGVAHAIDCTLDQIHRIDPSRSRDNVHHHYDLGNEFYKLWLDSQMVYTCAYFPTTDATLEQAQTAKLDHVCRKLRLGPGERVIEAGCGWGALALHMAEHYGVTVRAFNLSREQVAYARDLAMRKGLAGRVEFIEDDYRAAHGRCDAFVSVGMLEHVGLRSYRDLGHLIRRVLAPDGRGFLHTIGRHRPAPINAWIRRRIFPGAYVPSLQQMMEIFEPNGLVVLDVENLRPHYARTLEHWLARYERSLPEIRRMFDERFVRTWRLYLAGSVAAFRVGSMQLFQVLFAGPAVSSVPPTRADIYAAG is encoded by the coding sequence ATGGGCACTGGCATCGGACATTCCGTTTCGGATCTTTCGTCTACCCCCGATCGGCTCACCGTCGCGGATCGGGCCGCCGCTGCGCTGCTGGCGAGGGCTTTGCGCGACGCCGCACTGCGCATCGTGCTTTGGGACGGCACCGAACTGTCCGAGGCCCGACCCGGCGACGGGCTCACGGTGCGCATCCATTCGCGTCGCGCATTGTTCCGATTGATCTTGAACCCTCAGCTCAACTTCGGCGAGTGCTACGCCGAAGGATCCCTCGATGTCGAGGGTGCCTTGCCGGATGCCGTGTGTGAGCTGTTTCGCGCCACGGGAGAGCCGCGCGGAGTGGCCCATGCGATCGACTGCACGCTCGACCAGATCCACCGGATCGATCCGTCCCGCTCGCGCGACAACGTCCACCACCACTACGATCTCGGCAACGAATTCTACAAGCTCTGGCTCGACTCGCAGATGGTCTACACCTGCGCGTACTTCCCGACGACCGATGCGACGCTGGAGCAGGCCCAGACAGCCAAGCTCGACCACGTCTGTCGAAAGCTGCGGCTCGGGCCCGGCGAACGCGTCATCGAGGCCGGCTGCGGCTGGGGCGCGCTCGCGCTGCACATGGCCGAGCACTACGGCGTCACGGTGCGCGCATTCAACCTTTCGCGCGAGCAGGTCGCGTACGCACGGGACCTGGCCATGCGCAAGGGTCTGGCCGGCCGCGTCGAGTTCATCGAGGACGACTACCGGGCTGCGCACGGGCGCTGCGACGCCTTCGTCTCGGTCGGCATGCTCGAGCACGTCGGCCTGCGCAGCTACCGCGATCTCGGCCACCTGATCCGCCGCGTGCTCGCTCCCGACGGTCGCGGTTTCCTTCACACCATCGGCCGCCACCGGCCCGCGCCGATCAACGCGTGGATCCGCCGCCGCATCTTCCCCGGTGCCTACGTGCCTTCGCTGCAGCAGATGATGGAGATTTTCGAGCCGAACGGGCTGGTGGTGCTCGATGTCGAGAACCTGAGGCCCCACTACGCGCGGACGCTCGAGCACTGGCTGGCGCGCTACGAACGGTCGCTTCCCGAGATCCGGCGCATGTTCGACGAGAGGTTCGTCCGCACGTGGCGCCTGTACCTGGCAGGGTCGGTGGCGGCGTTCCGCGTCGGATCGATGCAGCTCTTCCAGGTGCTCTTCGCGGGTCCTGCCGTCTCGTCGGTGCCGCCCACTCGCGCCGACATCTACGCGGCGGGCTGA
- a CDS encoding DUF1566 domain-containing protein — MTRFATVFCTVSLVLCAATQASAVCGDVNGSGTLTAGDALAVLKASVGQSVNLQCSGAGGPLKTGQTTCYDQAGGQIACDDSGEDGQLQKGAARSYTDNGDGTITDNATGLTWEKLSDDGSIHDKDNTYTWNNALGKVASLNAGNFAGHNDWRLPNLDELQTLMMVGTSQPAIASQFRTACSAGCSVTTCSCTTSDWYWSSTTYVDTTSEAWFIDFTNGYTDTDTKTDNLNFARAVRGGS, encoded by the coding sequence ATGACAAGATTTGCGACGGTTTTCTGCACCGTTTCCCTCGTACTGTGTGCGGCGACACAGGCGTCCGCAGTTTGCGGCGACGTCAACGGCAGCGGAACGCTGACGGCGGGCGATGCCCTGGCCGTGCTCAAGGCTTCGGTAGGCCAGTCGGTCAACCTTCAGTGCAGCGGGGCAGGCGGGCCCCTGAAGACAGGACAGACGACCTGCTACGACCAGGCCGGCGGCCAGATCGCCTGCGACGATTCCGGTGAGGACGGCCAGCTTCAGAAAGGAGCCGCGCGCTCGTACACGGACAACGGCGACGGGACGATCACCGACAACGCCACCGGTCTCACGTGGGAAAAACTGTCGGACGACGGCAGCATCCATGACAAGGACAACACCTACACCTGGAACAACGCGCTCGGGAAAGTGGCCTCGCTCAATGCGGGCAATTTTGCAGGCCACAACGACTGGCGCCTGCCGAACCTCGACGAGCTTCAGACGCTGATGATGGTCGGAACCTCGCAGCCGGCCATCGCCAGCCAGTTCCGCACCGCCTGCTCTGCCGGATGCAGCGTCACGACCTGCAGCTGCACGACCTCCGACTGGTACTGGAGCTCGACCACCTACGTGGACACCACCAGCGAGGCTTGGTTCATCGACTTCACCAACGGCTATACGGACACGGACACGAAGACCGACAATCTCAATTTCGCACGCGCGGTACGCGGCGGATCCTGA